One Euphorbia lathyris chromosome 1, ddEupLath1.1, whole genome shotgun sequence DNA segment encodes these proteins:
- the LOC136234137 gene encoding ASC1-like protein codes for MGFIESIDWEHESYPSYADYIVLPFFALFFPTVRFFLDRFVFQKVATRLIFGPETLVVDSDERTKKIRKFKESAWKCIYFLSAEIIVLTVTCNEPWFTNSIYFWVGPGNQVWPDQKMTLKLKAVYMYAAGFYTYSIFALIFWETRRSDFGVSMSHHVATVILIVLSYILRFARIGSVVLALHDASDIFLEIGKMSKYSGAEAMASFAFILFVLSWIILRLIYYPFWILWSTSYGVIQMLDKEKHKSEGPIYYYVFNTLLYCLLILHIYWWVLIYRMLVKQIQSRGQLSEDVRSDSEGEDEHED; via the exons ATGGGTTTCATTGAATCAATTGATTGGGAGCATGAATCATACCCTTCTTATGCAGATTACATTGTTTTACCTTTCTTCGCTCTGTTCTTCCCTACTGTTCGGTTCTTTCTCGATAGATTTGTATTCCAG AAAGTGGCAACACGCCTAATTTTTGGACCTGAGACGCTGGTTGTTGATTCAGATGAGAGAACtaagaagataagaaaattcaAGGAGTCTGCTTGGAAATGCATTTACTTCCTTTCAGCAGAGATTATAGTTTTGACTGTTACTTGCAATGAGCCTTGGTTCACTAACTCAATTTATTTTTGGGTGGGACCCGGAAATCAAGTCTGGCCGGACCAAAAAATGAC GTTAAAATTGAAAGCAGTATACATGTACGCTGCTGGATTTTACACTTACTCCATATTTGCACTGATATTCTGGGAAACAAGGCGTTCGGACTTTGGGGTGTCAATGAGTCACCATGTTGCGACTGTTATTCTCATTGTGCTGTCCTACATATTGAG GTTTGCTCGCATTGGTTCAGTTGTTTTAGCTCTTCATGATGCTAGTGACATATTTTTGGAAATAGGAAAGATGTCCAAATACAGTGGTGCTGAAGCGATGGCTAGCTTTGCATTCattctttttgttttatcttggaTCATCCTGCGGCTCATTTACTATCCATTCTGGATTCTTTGGAGTACAAG TTATGGAGTTATCCAGATGTTGGACAAGGAAAAACATAAATCTGAGGGTCCAATCTATTATTATGTGTTCAATACTCTTCTCTATTGCTTgcttattctccatatttactGGTGGGTCCTGATATATCGGATGCTCGTCAAGCAAATCCAGTCAAGGGGGCAGCTTAGTGAGGATGTTCGATCTG ATTCAGAAGGTGAAGATGAACATGAAGATTAA
- the LOC136234143 gene encoding uncharacterized protein, producing MEDVLTEIPPPSRFFQEDLNNFTPSSPPLPPPFLLFSNPKSNQPLRPSLLIIALSTPSLFVFDNVSSKTLIGSVLIPEIPFLGNTIEPSLQDKSCNIYTLNDADNLTFLVSVQCAVSAERSKAVAKLLIGKQIIPERVLILESIQSQNFRGRLSRDDTCAFKLETLAERKCQENGSGGSPLVKDLEYFPSGSMVDGLSAALLARCQMENIRGTLCVSWPGHGTSGVTLIKSILQRNVLQGLKLTADGDAKHSHIKDHPYDSELYT from the coding sequence ATGGAAGATGTGCTAACAGAGATTCCACCGCCTTCAAGGTTCTTTCAAGAAGATCTCAACAACTTCACACCCTCATCACCTCCTCTTCCACCTCCTTTCCTTTTGTTTTCCAATCCTAAATCTAATCAACCTCTTCGACCATCTCTACTCATCATCGCGTTGTCTACGCCttccctttttgtctttgaCAATGTATCTTCAAAGACTCTAATTGGCAGTGTCTTAATACCTGAAATCCCTTTCTTAGGAAACACCATTGAACCTTCCCTTCAAGACAAATCCTGCAATATTTACACACTAAATGATGCAGATAATTTGACTTTTCTGGTTTCTGTTCAGTGTGCTGTCAGTGCTGAGAGATCTAAGGCAGTTGCTAAGTTGCTAATTGGCAAACAAATTATTCCTGAGAGGGTGCTGATATTGGAATCTATTCAGAGCCAGAATTTCCGGGGTAGGCTCTCTCGAGATGATACATGTGCTTTCAAGCTAGAGACATTGGCAGAGAGGAAATGCCAAGAAAATGGTTCTGGAGGTTCGCCATTAGTGAAAGATTTAGAGTATTTTCCATCAGGGAGTATGGTGGATGGCTTATCAGCTGCGCTTCTAGCTCGATGTCAGATGGAGAACATTAGAGGAACTCTTTGTGTTTCCTGGCCTGGACATGGAACTTCCGGTGTAACCCTGATTAAGTCTATACTGCAGAGAAATGTTCTGCAGGGATTGAAGTTGACCGCAGATGGGGATGCTAAGCACAGCCACATTAAGGATCATCCTTATGATTCTGAATTGTATACTTGA
- the LOC136204858 gene encoding peroxidase 11, which translates to MAPFLSFLVVSVFIFSNRLYAIEDPPLTLDYYQSSCPTVFDVIRKEMECEVLSDPRNAALVVRLHFHDCFVQGCDGSILLDDTITLQGEKKASTSVNSLIGFEIIDKIKNKLESDCPGIVSCADLLTIAARDAIILVGGPYWDVPVGRKDSKTASKELAESNIPVANEALLSMISKFVYQGLSVTDMVALSGSHTIGMARCENYRERIYGDWGTTSDKTLTSETHLKELRSTCPAAGGGDNNVSAMDYATPNLFDNSYYQILLREEGLLNSDQELYSSMLAIQTKKLVVKYAHDPIAFFEQFSESMVRLGNITNADTFVNGEVRKNCRFVNT; encoded by the exons ATGGCACCTTTTCTATCATTCCTTGTGGTTTCTGTCTTCATTTTCAGCAATAGATTATATGCAATTGAAGACCCTCCATTAACTCTGGATTACTATCAGTCTTCTTGTCCTACTGTCTTTGATGTTATAAGGAAAGAAATGGAATGTGAAGTTCTCTCCGATCCACGCAATGCAGCTCTTGTTGTACGCCTACATTTCCATGACTGCTTTGTTCAG GGATGTGATGGGTCCATTTTGTTAGATGACACAATCACTTTACAAGGAGAGAAGAAAGCTTCAACAAGTGTCAACTCTCTTATAGGTTTTGAAATCATCGACAAGATCAAGAACAAGCTCGAATCTGACTGTCCTGGAATTGTCTCTTGCGCTGATTTACTCACCATTGCTGCTAGAGATGCTATCATTTTGGTTGGTGGACCATATTGGGATGTTCCTGTGGGAAGGAAAGATTCCAAGACTGCAAGTAAAGAACTAGCAGAATCAAATATTCCAGTTGCAAATGAAGCCCTATTATCTATGATTTCAAAGTTTGTGTACCAGGGTCTTTCTGTCACTGATATGGTTGCTCTTTCAG GGTCACACACAATAGGCATGGCAAGGTGTGAGAATTATAGAGAAAGAATCTATGGAGACTGGGGAACCACTTCAGATAAGACTCTAACGTCTGAAACACACCTGAAAGAGCTGAGATCAACGTGCCCAGCTGCCGGAGGAGGAGATAATAACGTGTCAGCAATGGACTATGCAACTCCTAACCTTTTTGACAACTCTTATTATCAGATTCTATTGAGAGAAGAAGGACTTTTGAACTCAGACCAAGAATTATATTCAAGTATGCTTGCAATTCAGACTAAGAAGCTAGTTGTAAAGTATGCTCATGATCCAATTGCTTTCTTTGAGCAATTCTCTGAGTCAATGGTCAGATTGGGAAACATTACAAATGCTGATACCTTTGTTAATGGCGAAGTCAGGAAGAATTGCAGATTTGTTAACACATAA